A section of the Chryseobacterium scophthalmum genome encodes:
- a CDS encoding MFS transporter — MVKIIKLYTNSFNGLSRESWMLALVMLINRAGSMVLPFLGVYMTAHLKFSIEHTGIVLSFFGIGSVIGSWLGGFITDEIGEYKVQYLSLLLSVPLFCLIPIFKTEVGVAAIILIQSIVSDSFRPANSVAITKYAKPENITRAFSLNRMAVNLGFSIGPALGGILSAISYEFLFFSNALAALLAGILYIVFFRKRNKLAKLRARKVKEAIEIKKENSPYRDGKFLIYCFFCMLFSICFFQLFSTLTIFYKDTAHLSQQNIGYLLGYSGFIVVLLEMGLVQVAEKYLSLARTMFLGTFICGLSYAMLGFDYSIITLVISMTLLSVGEIWALPFMSTITALRSGQNNKGAYMGLNGISFSIAFIVTPYLGTLIAEKLGFTVLWIGTGVLATIIAIAFYFIIPWMVNDKKEIVD; from the coding sequence ATTGTGAAAATTATAAAATTATATACCAACTCATTCAATGGGCTTTCACGGGAAAGCTGGATGTTGGCGCTCGTAATGCTCATCAACCGTGCAGGTTCGATGGTACTCCCGTTTTTGGGAGTTTACATGACTGCTCATTTAAAATTCAGCATAGAACATACAGGAATTGTGCTTAGCTTTTTCGGAATAGGTTCTGTAATCGGTTCTTGGTTAGGCGGATTTATTACTGATGAAATTGGGGAATACAAAGTTCAGTACCTCAGTTTGTTACTGAGTGTTCCACTGTTTTGCTTAATTCCTATCTTTAAAACAGAAGTGGGGGTTGCTGCAATTATTTTGATTCAAAGTATTGTAAGCGATTCATTTCGTCCTGCAAACTCAGTGGCAATCACCAAGTATGCGAAACCGGAAAATATCACAAGAGCATTTTCATTAAACCGAATGGCGGTCAATTTAGGATTCTCGATTGGTCCTGCATTAGGAGGAATTTTATCGGCAATTTCTTATGAGTTTTTGTTTTTTTCAAATGCTTTAGCTGCTTTATTAGCCGGGATTTTATACATTGTTTTCTTTCGAAAACGTAATAAACTTGCAAAACTGAGAGCAAGAAAAGTAAAAGAAGCAATTGAAATTAAAAAAGAAAATTCGCCTTATCGAGACGGTAAGTTTTTGATTTATTGTTTTTTCTGTATGCTTTTTTCAATCTGTTTCTTCCAGTTATTCAGTACTTTAACGATTTTCTACAAAGATACTGCTCATTTAAGTCAGCAAAATATTGGTTACTTATTAGGTTACAGCGGATTTATAGTTGTGTTGCTGGAAATGGGATTGGTTCAGGTTGCAGAAAAATATCTGAGCCTCGCTCGTACCATGTTTTTAGGAACCTTTATTTGTGGACTTTCTTATGCAATGTTGGGCTTCGATTACAGCATTATAACTTTAGTGATCTCTATGACTTTACTGTCTGTTGGTGAGATTTGGGCACTGCCTTTCATGTCAACAATCACCGCTTTGAGATCGGGGCAAAACAACAAAGGCGCTTATATGGGTTTGAATGGAATTTCCTTTTCAATTGCATTTATTGTAACTCCTTATTTAGGAACTTTAATTGCCGAAAAATTAGGATTTACCGTTTTGTGGATCGGAACCGGAGTTTTAGCAACCATCATCGCCATTGCGTTTTACTTTATCATTCCATGGATGGTTAACGACAAAAAAGAAATTGTAGATTAA
- a CDS encoding o-succinylbenzoate synthase, which translates to MTAKYYKYLLEFKRPSGTSRGVLLEKETYILEIFEKENKGIGECAIFRGLSYDDKPDYEEKIIWLCENINQDFEFLKEELKEFPSIWFGYEQALLNLKYGGKLYFPSEFTKGQSSMMINGLIWMGDVDFMEEQIREKLEQGFHCIKLKIGVNWKSEHEILEKLRQKFSKEKLELRVDANGGFSKDEAKIVLQQLSDLHIHSIEQPIKAGNCDDMADLCAETPTPIALDEELIGIIDFNEKKKLLEKIKPQYIILKPALVGGFSGSDEWVSLAVRQNIGWWITSALESNIGLNAIAQYTFTKENQMPQGLGTGSLFTNNFETSLQLNGEQLFFKG; encoded by the coding sequence ATGACAGCAAAATATTACAAATATTTATTAGAATTCAAACGCCCGAGTGGAACATCTCGCGGCGTTTTGCTTGAAAAAGAGACTTATATTCTTGAAATTTTTGAAAAAGAAAATAAAGGAATAGGAGAGTGTGCCATATTCAGAGGACTGAGTTATGATGACAAACCGGATTATGAAGAAAAAATAATATGGCTTTGTGAAAATATTAATCAGGATTTTGAATTTTTAAAAGAAGAGTTAAAAGAATTTCCATCGATCTGGTTTGGATACGAACAAGCTTTACTAAATTTAAAGTACGGAGGTAAACTTTATTTTCCGAGTGAATTTACAAAAGGGCAAAGCTCAATGATGATCAATGGTTTAATCTGGATGGGTGATGTCGATTTTATGGAAGAACAGATTCGGGAAAAACTTGAACAAGGCTTTCATTGTATTAAATTAAAAATAGGTGTCAACTGGAAATCAGAACATGAAATTCTTGAAAAATTAAGACAAAAATTCTCAAAAGAAAAGTTAGAGTTGCGAGTTGATGCTAATGGAGGATTCTCTAAAGATGAAGCTAAAATTGTATTGCAACAACTTTCAGATTTACATATTCATTCTATCGAGCAACCCATAAAAGCTGGAAATTGTGATGATATGGCAGATTTGTGCGCCGAAACTCCAACTCCGATTGCGCTTGATGAAGAGCTAATTGGAATAATAGATTTCAATGAAAAGAAAAAGCTTTTAGAAAAAATAAAACCTCAATACATCATCTTGAAACCAGCTTTGGTAGGGGGATTTTCTGGATCTGATGAGTGGGTATCTCTAGCTGTGCGTCAAAATATCGGATGGTGGATTACTTCTGCTCTAGAAAGTAATATTGGTTTGAATGCAATTGCACAATACACTTTCACAAAAGAAAATCAAATGCCTCAAGGTTTAGGAACAGGAAGTTTGTTTACTAATAACTTTGAAACTAGCTTGCAACTAAACGGAGAACAGTTGTTCTTTAAGGGGTAG
- a CDS encoding aspartate kinase, translated as MKIFKFGGASVKDAESVKNVSMVLSSQGFEKCLLVISAMGKTTNELEKVVELYFKKDNYQTEIENIKQKHIEIAKGLFSDDHAVFAEINLFFDDIVSFLRRNKSPNYNFVYDQVVSCGEMISTKIVSEYLNDIQFTNQWLDARDYIKTDDSYRDGNVNWQKTEEFISNLNPDICYVTQGFIGSDDNNFTVTLGREGSDYSGAIFAYCLNATAMTIWKDVPGVMTGDPRIFKDVTLLSNISYEEAIEMAYFGASVIHPKTLQPLQQKNIPFYVKSFVDPTKEGTKVGVSEKNQSEESYILKDNQTLLKISTRDFSFIAEDHMSLIFNNLAKYKIKVSLMQNSAISLALCLEDKFLKIEELNNELQKIFKTDVIKNVSLFTVRNAKMENIDKFYQEKSVLLEQISKNTLQMVTL; from the coding sequence ATGAAAATTTTCAAGTTTGGAGGCGCATCAGTGAAAGATGCCGAAAGTGTAAAAAATGTATCTATGGTTCTTAGCAGCCAAGGTTTTGAAAAATGTCTACTTGTAATTTCAGCAATGGGAAAAACCACCAATGAGCTGGAAAAAGTAGTAGAATTGTATTTCAAAAAAGACAACTATCAAACTGAAATAGAGAATATAAAACAGAAACACATTGAAATAGCTAAGGGGCTTTTCTCGGACGATCATGCAGTTTTTGCAGAAATCAATTTGTTTTTTGATGATATTGTTTCTTTTTTAAGAAGAAATAAATCTCCTAACTACAATTTTGTTTACGACCAGGTTGTAAGCTGTGGAGAAATGATTTCCACTAAAATTGTAAGCGAATATCTGAATGATATACAATTTACCAATCAGTGGCTTGATGCAAGAGATTACATAAAAACAGATGATTCTTACAGAGACGGGAATGTCAACTGGCAAAAAACTGAGGAATTTATCTCAAATTTAAATCCTGATATCTGCTATGTAACACAGGGCTTCATCGGTTCTGATGATAATAATTTTACTGTAACTTTAGGAAGAGAAGGTTCAGATTACTCAGGAGCAATTTTTGCATACTGCCTTAATGCAACCGCAATGACCATCTGGAAAGACGTTCCGGGAGTAATGACAGGTGATCCAAGAATCTTTAAAGATGTTACGCTTTTATCTAATATCTCTTACGAAGAGGCGATAGAAATGGCTTATTTTGGAGCAAGTGTAATCCACCCAAAAACATTGCAACCGCTTCAGCAAAAAAACATTCCTTTTTATGTGAAATCTTTTGTAGACCCTACAAAAGAAGGAACGAAAGTGGGTGTTTCTGAAAAAAACCAAAGCGAAGAGTCTTATATTTTAAAAGATAATCAGACGTTGCTTAAAATTTCTACGAGAGACTTCTCTTTCATCGCAGAAGACCACATGAGCTTAATTTTCAACAATTTAGCTAAATACAAAATCAAAGTTTCTTTGATGCAGAATTCGGCAATTTCATTGGCATTATGTCTTGAAGATAAATTCCTTAAAATTGAGGAACTGAATAATGAACTTCAGAAAATTTTCAAAACAGATGTTATAAAAAATGTATCTTTATTTACTGTAAGAAATGCAAAAATGGAGAACATTGATAAATTTTACCAAGAAAAAAGTGTATTATTGGAACAGATTTCTAAGAATACGCTTCAAATGGTAACACTATAA
- a CDS encoding glutamine--tRNA ligase/YqeY domain fusion protein: protein MEEEKKSLNFIEQIIEDDLANGLKQEQIRFRFPPEPNGYLHVGHTKAICINFGLGEKYNAPVNLRFDDTNPEKEEQEFVDSIMKDVEWLGFKWDKVLYASDYFQQLYDWAVQLIKEGKAYVDEQPSEVITEQRKNPAEPGIESPFRNRPVEESLDLFEKMKNGEFESGSMSLRAKIDMVSPNMNMRDPVMYRILNKPHHRTGTDWKIYPMYDWAHGESDYIEQISHSLCSLEFENHRPLYNWYLDQVYEEGKVKNKQREFARMNVSYMITSKRKLQRLIAENVVNGWDDPRMPTISGMRRKGFTANAIKKFIDKVGVAKRENLIEIQLLDFCVREDLNKVAKRVMAVVDPIKLVIENYPEGQEEWLVTENNNEQEDAGTREIPFSRELYIEREDFKEEAGNKFFRLRLGGEVRLKSAYIIKGERVEKDENGEITTIYASYDERSKSGSGTEESLRKVKGTIHWVSAKHAIPVEVRNYEKLFTVEQPDAEKDVDFLNFINPESVNTIQGFAEPSLKDVAVGEPLQFQRIGYFTKDQDSTDTNFVFNRTVTLKDSYKPE from the coding sequence ATGGAAGAAGAAAAAAAATCACTCAATTTTATTGAGCAAATTATCGAAGATGATTTGGCAAACGGTTTGAAACAAGAACAAATCCGTTTCCGTTTTCCACCTGAACCAAACGGTTATCTGCATGTAGGTCATACAAAAGCGATCTGCATCAACTTCGGTTTGGGTGAAAAATACAATGCTCCCGTAAACCTTCGTTTCGACGATACGAACCCTGAAAAAGAAGAGCAGGAATTCGTAGATTCTATTATGAAAGACGTTGAATGGCTAGGTTTCAAGTGGGATAAAGTGTTGTACGCATCCGATTACTTCCAGCAGCTTTACGATTGGGCAGTTCAGTTGATTAAAGAAGGCAAAGCTTACGTTGATGAGCAGCCGTCTGAAGTGATTACTGAGCAAAGAAAAAATCCTGCAGAGCCGGGAATAGAATCTCCGTTCAGAAATCGTCCTGTTGAAGAGTCTTTAGATTTATTCGAAAAGATGAAAAACGGAGAATTTGAAAGTGGTTCAATGTCTCTTCGTGCAAAGATCGACATGGTTTCGCCAAATATGAATATGCGTGATCCTGTAATGTACAGAATTTTGAATAAACCTCACCACAGAACTGGTACAGATTGGAAGATCTATCCAATGTACGACTGGGCGCATGGTGAATCTGATTATATTGAACAAATTTCGCACTCGCTTTGTTCTTTAGAGTTTGAAAACCACAGACCGCTTTACAACTGGTATTTAGATCAGGTTTATGAAGAAGGAAAGGTTAAAAACAAGCAAAGAGAATTTGCAAGAATGAACGTTTCTTACATGATTACTTCCAAAAGAAAACTACAAAGGCTTATTGCTGAAAATGTAGTGAATGGTTGGGATGATCCTAGAATGCCTACGATTTCCGGAATGAGGAGAAAAGGCTTTACAGCTAATGCAATAAAGAAATTTATAGATAAAGTTGGTGTTGCAAAAAGAGAGAATTTAATTGAAATTCAGCTTTTAGACTTCTGTGTTCGTGAAGATTTAAATAAAGTAGCCAAACGTGTGATGGCGGTGGTAGATCCTATTAAATTAGTAATCGAAAACTATCCTGAAGGTCAGGAAGAATGGCTGGTTACCGAAAATAATAACGAGCAGGAAGATGCAGGAACAAGAGAAATTCCTTTCTCAAGAGAATTATATATTGAGCGTGAAGACTTCAAGGAAGAAGCGGGAAATAAATTCTTTAGATTAAGACTGGGTGGAGAAGTCCGTCTAAAATCTGCTTACATCATTAAAGGTGAAAGAGTAGAGAAAGATGAAAATGGTGAGATCACCACAATTTACGCATCTTATGACGAAAGATCTAAGTCGGGAAGCGGAACTGAGGAAAGTTTAAGAAAAGTAAAAGGGACTATTCACTGGGTTTCTGCGAAGCACGCAATCCCTGTGGAAGTCAGAAATTACGAGAAATTATTTACTGTGGAACAGCCTGATGCTGAGAAAGATGTAGATTTCTTAAATTTCATTAATCCTGAATCTGTCAATACAATTCAAGGATTTGCTGAGCCTAGTTTGAAGGATGTTGCAGTGGGTGAACCGCTTCAGTTCCAGAGAATTGGCTATTTTACGAAAGATCAGGATTCTACAGATACAAATTTTGTGTTCAATAGAACGGTGACTTTAAAAGACTCTTATAAGCCAGAGTAA
- a CDS encoding TonB-dependent receptor — protein sequence MTKLYFLLSALSVTFLFSQKKDSVNLISEVKIDAYKKPTTFITSTKSVSVVSENLLNQNTPERMLESINQIAGTRMEERSPGSYRISLRGSTLRSPFGVRNVKIYLDDFILSDASGNTYFNVISPELIDRMEIYKGPESGDYGAVTGGTLLLKTKSSDNLYANLSTGSYGTFNQSFNFSKQIGKHFFEVFQNYYQTDSYREQSKVKRKQIFIKDNFQYSEKGILKGMLMYSDLDYQTPGGLTFEQMNINRKQARPKTATLLGASEQNAGIRNKMFLAGLSNEYQLNQNFSHFILVQGSYVDFENPFITNFENRFEKNFALRTHFNYEKIWDKISLAYRFGFEGGMNDILIKNYDNNKGFEGNPQNFDQIKNTSGFYFLSQKLNFDEKLFTDVSISLNSNSYDWERFYPRTENGKIDFKNQWLPNFGFTYLFAPGFSARGKIGKGNSAPTNEEIRSSNQQFNVNLSPEFGWNKEIGIRKQFGNFFFVEANYFDFRLEDAIVRRQNEVGQEYFINSGKTVQKGFEVLLESKNFDLKNDFFSQFKFRFSGSFYDFKFKNYQQNQNDLSGNDLTGVPRTTINSLLNFTFFKKLSVDYSHFYTSKIPLNDANSVWSESSLVGNIQFRFPIDLEKTRVNLYFQIQNLYNEDYVSGFDINAFGNRYYNPAAKRNFVLGMKVDF from the coding sequence ATGACAAAACTTTATTTTCTTCTTTCCGCCTTATCCGTGACTTTTTTATTTTCTCAGAAAAAAGATTCTGTCAATCTAATTTCAGAAGTAAAAATTGATGCCTATAAAAAGCCGACGACTTTTATAACTTCCACAAAATCAGTTTCGGTAGTTTCAGAAAATTTACTCAATCAAAATACACCGGAAAGAATGCTGGAATCAATCAACCAAATTGCAGGAACAAGAATGGAAGAACGTTCTCCTGGAAGTTACAGAATTTCGCTTCGTGGAAGTACTTTACGCTCACCTTTTGGAGTTCGAAATGTAAAGATTTATTTAGATGATTTCATTTTGTCAGATGCTTCTGGAAATACTTATTTTAATGTGATTTCTCCAGAATTGATTGATCGAATGGAAATTTATAAAGGTCCGGAAAGTGGTGATTATGGAGCAGTAACTGGTGGAACATTGCTTTTAAAAACAAAATCATCAGATAATTTATACGCAAATTTGTCAACCGGAAGTTATGGAACTTTCAACCAGAGTTTTAATTTTTCTAAACAAATAGGGAAACATTTTTTTGAAGTTTTTCAAAATTATTATCAAACCGATTCTTATCGTGAACAGTCGAAGGTAAAGAGAAAACAAATCTTTATAAAAGATAATTTTCAATATTCAGAAAAGGGAATTTTAAAAGGAATGTTGATGTATTCGGATCTTGATTATCAAACTCCGGGTGGACTGACTTTTGAACAGATGAATATCAATAGAAAGCAAGCCAGACCAAAGACCGCGACGCTTCTAGGAGCTTCGGAACAGAATGCGGGAATTCGTAATAAAATGTTTCTTGCAGGATTATCAAACGAATATCAATTGAATCAAAATTTTTCACATTTTATTTTAGTTCAGGGTTCTTATGTTGATTTTGAAAATCCTTTTATTACCAATTTTGAAAACCGTTTTGAAAAGAATTTTGCCTTGAGAACACACTTTAATTATGAGAAAATTTGGGATAAAATTTCATTGGCTTACAGATTTGGTTTTGAAGGTGGAATGAATGATATTCTAATTAAAAATTATGATAATAACAAAGGTTTTGAAGGTAATCCGCAGAATTTTGACCAGATTAAAAATACTTCAGGATTTTATTTTCTTTCACAGAAATTAAATTTTGATGAAAAACTTTTTACTGATGTTTCAATCAGTTTAAATTCAAATTCTTACGATTGGGAAAGATTTTATCCACGAACAGAAAATGGGAAAATAGATTTTAAAAATCAATGGCTTCCGAATTTTGGTTTTACTTATCTTTTTGCACCGGGTTTTTCAGCAAGAGGTAAAATAGGAAAGGGAAATTCAGCACCCACCAATGAAGAAATTCGTTCTTCAAACCAGCAATTTAATGTAAATCTAAGTCCGGAATTTGGTTGGAACAAAGAAATTGGGATCAGAAAACAATTTGGAAATTTCTTTTTTGTAGAAGCAAATTATTTTGATTTCCGACTCGAAGATGCAATCGTAAGAAGACAGAATGAAGTGGGACAGGAATATTTTATCAACTCAGGAAAAACCGTTCAGAAAGGTTTTGAAGTTTTGTTGGAGTCTAAAAATTTTGATCTTAAAAATGATTTTTTCAGTCAATTTAAATTCAGGTTTTCAGGAAGTTTTTATGATTTTAAATTTAAAAATTATCAACAGAATCAAAATGATCTTTCGGGAAATGATTTAACAGGAGTTCCAAGAACAACGATAAACAGTTTGCTGAATTTTACTTTTTTCAAAAAACTTTCTGTTGATTATTCTCACTTTTATACTTCAAAAATACCTTTGAATGATGCAAATTCTGTTTGGTCAGAATCAAGCTTGGTTGGAAATATTCAATTCAGATTTCCTATAGATCTTGAAAAAACAAGAGTGAATTTATATTTTCAAATCCAGAATTTATACAATGAAGATTATGTTTCAGGCTTTGATATCAATGCATTTGGAAACAGATATTATAATCCTGCTGCAAAAAGAAATTTTGTTTTGGGGATGAAGGTTGATTTCTAA
- the fbp gene encoding class 1 fructose-bisphosphatase, producing the protein MSDQPLQTLGEFLIDKQEDFQYSTGEFSRLLSAIRLASKVVNREVNKAGIVDIAGAAGNQNIQGEEQQKLDVIANDIFITALSQREVVCGIASEENDDFIDIKCGENGHLSKYVVLIDPLDGSSNIDVNVSVGTIFSIYRRVTEPGTPVQLEDFLQKGINQIAAGYVIYGSSTMIVYTTGNGVNGFTLDPSLGTYYLSHPNMTFPRTGKIYSINEGNYIKFPQGVKNYLKYCQMEEGDRPYTSRYIGSLVADFHRNMLKGGIYIYPSYGQSPNGKLRLLYECNPMAFLAEQAGGKATDGFRRIMEVEPTELHQRIPFFAGSIDMVEKAEEFMRIDSVK; encoded by the coding sequence ATGTCAGATCAACCATTACAGACCCTAGGAGAATTTTTAATTGATAAACAGGAAGATTTTCAGTATTCCACTGGTGAATTTTCACGTCTTCTAAGTGCTATAAGACTGGCGTCCAAAGTCGTAAACAGAGAAGTAAATAAAGCAGGGATTGTAGATATTGCAGGAGCTGCCGGAAATCAGAATATTCAGGGTGAAGAACAACAGAAACTTGATGTGATTGCTAATGATATTTTCATCACTGCACTTTCTCAAAGAGAAGTTGTTTGCGGAATTGCTTCTGAAGAGAACGACGATTTTATTGATATTAAATGTGGAGAAAACGGTCATCTAAGTAAGTATGTAGTTTTAATTGATCCTTTAGATGGTTCTTCAAACATCGATGTAAATGTTTCTGTAGGAACTATTTTTTCAATTTACAGAAGAGTTACAGAGCCTGGAACTCCGGTACAGTTAGAAGATTTTTTACAGAAAGGTATCAATCAGATTGCAGCAGGATATGTTATTTACGGCTCTTCTACAATGATTGTTTACACTACAGGTAACGGCGTGAACGGATTTACTTTAGACCCTTCCTTAGGAACTTATTATCTTTCTCATCCAAATATGACATTTCCAAGAACGGGTAAAATTTATTCAATCAACGAAGGAAATTATATCAAATTTCCTCAGGGAGTTAAAAATTATCTTAAATATTGCCAGATGGAGGAAGGTGATCGTCCTTATACTTCAAGGTATATTGGTTCATTAGTTGCTGATTTTCATAGAAATATGTTGAAAGGCGGAATTTACATTTATCCATCATACGGTCAATCACCAAACGGAAAGTTGAGATTATTATACGAATGTAATCCAATGGCATTTTTGGCAGAACAAGCTGGTGGAAAGGCAACAGACGGCTTTAGAAGAATCATGGAAGTTGAGCCGACTGAGCTTCACCAAAGAATACCATTTTTTGCAGGAAGTATTGATATGGTGGAAAAAGCAGAAGAATTTATGCGAATTGACAGCGTAAAATAA